Within Thermus sp. CCB_US3_UF1, the genomic segment CATGAACTCCGAGACGAACTCCAGGAGCTCGGCCACGGAGTAGAGCATCCTCGAGGTGTGCCCCTCCTGCCGCAAGGCCCCGTTCACGTAGGCCCTTAGGGCCAGGTTCTGCGGGTCCGCCACCTCCCCCACCACCAAAAAGGGCCCCAAGGGGAGGAAGGTGTCCCGCCCCTTGGCCCGGATGGGGGGGCGGAAGGTGTCCCGCACGTAGTCCCGGGCCACCAGGTCGTTGGCGATGGTGTAGCCCAGGACGTAGTCCAGGGCCTCCCGCGCCCTCACCCGCTTCATGGGCCGGCCCACCACCACGGCCAGTTCCACCTCGTAGTGGACGAACCGGGCCCCCTTGGGGTAGCGCACCACCCCCAGGTGGGGGAGGAGGGTGTTGGGGGGTTTCCAGAAGAGAGCGGGCTCCTCGGGGCGGGCCAGGCCCAGCTCCTCCGCGTGGTCGGCGTAGTTCAGGGCCACCCCGATCACCTTCCCTGGGGTAAAGGGGAGGAGCCAGGTGACGGCCTTGGGGTCGTGCCCCTCCCCGGCCTCGTCCAGGAGGAGGCCGTCCTTGTATACCCCCTGGTGGACCCTCCCCTTGGCGAGGAAGCGGGCCAGCTTCATGCCCCCTCCGGGATAAGGCCGTAGCGCCGGGCCATGCGGCGAAGCCTCTCCTCCACCTCCGGGGTGGTGGGCCCCAGGGGGAGCCGCCATTCCTTTTCCAAAAGGCCCATCCAGGCCAGGACCGTCTTCAGGGGGATGGGGTTGGTGTCCCAGAAGATGGCCTCGTTGGCCTCCAGGAGGTGGTCGTGGAGCTCCCGGGCCCCGGCGTAGTCCCCGGCCAGGGCCCGCTCGCAGAGGAGGGCCACCTCTTTGGGCAGCCAGTTGGCGGTGGCGGCGATGGTGCCCACCGCCCCCAGGCTCATCATGGGCAGGGTGAGGCTTTCCAGGCCGCAGAAGACCAGGAAGTCCCGCCCCGCCTCCAAAAAGAGGTGGGAGAGGTACTCCAGGTCCTTGGAGGAGTGCTTGAGGCCCACGATGTTGGGGAAGTCCCGCCGCAGCCGGGCCACGGTCTTGGGGGCGATCTCCACCCCGGCCCGGCCAGGGATGTTGTAGAGGAGGAGGGGGAAGTCGGGCACCGCCCTGGCCACCTCAGCGAAGTAGCGGTAAAGGCCTTCCTGGTTGGGCTTCACGTAGTAAGGGACGATGACCAACGCCCCCTGGGCTCCCGCCTCCTGGGCGAAGCGGGTGAGCTCCAGGGTTTCCTCCAGGCGCAAGGCCCCGGTCCCGGGGATGACGGGCACCCGGCCCGCCGCCTGCTCCAGGACCACTTCTATGGCGCGCTTGCGCTCCTCTAGGGTCTGGGTGCCGGGTTCACCGGTGGTGCCCCCCACGCTCAGGCCGTGGGAGCCGCCCCGGATGGCCCGTTCCACCAGGTTCCTCAGGGCTTCCTCGTCCAGGCGGCCCTGGCGGAAAGGGGTGGGTAGGGGAGGTATGGACCCGCGGAACATCTGGCTCCTTTCCCCCTCACCATCCCGGGGAAGGGGCAGGAAGGGCAATGGTTTAGGGGGACAAAAAATGACATATTTTTGTGATTTTTGCCAAGGACTTCCCTCTCACCTGGGCCCGCATGGGGGTGTATTGTGAAAAGCAACAATGAAAGAGCAAACGTTTGGTCATGGCGCCATCGGCTTCCGTCACCTGGCCCAGGAGCTGGGCCTGGGCCTGCAGGTGGCCTCGGAGCGGCCCGTCCTCTACCTGCTTCCCGAGCCTCGGCCCCTCCTTTCCCCTGAAGGGGCCCTCCTCCTCTTCCGCCCGGAGCACCTTTGGCGCTACCGGGGGGCAAGCGGCCTCCTCCTGCCCGCCCCGGACCCCGAGGTGGAGGCCTTCGCCCGGAAGGAGGGCCTGGGCCTGGCCCTTTACCCTCCCTGGCTGGCCCGGGAGGAGCTGGAACGGGCCATCGCCCTCCGCCTCTTCCAGCGGGCCCCAGGCATGGCCCTGGCAAGCCTCTTGGACCTCCTCCTCAAGCTGCCGGACCGCCCCTTTTTGGAGGTGCTGCACCAGGCCACGGGCCTAGCCCTGGCCCGGGTGGCCCCCTGGGGGGAGGTGCTGGGCTTTGCCGGGAGCGTGCCCCCGGAGCACCCCAAGGAGCCCGGGGAGGGTCGGGGATGGCTGGCCCTCGAGGCCGGCGAGGGCCTTCTCGTGGCCTACGGGGAGGAGGAGGCCCTGGGGCGGGCCCGGGGGGTTTTGGAGGTGGCGGCCCGCCTCCTCAAGGTGCGGGCCCTGGAGCGGAGCCTGGAACGCATGCGGGAGGAGTCCTTGGGCGGGGCCCTCCTGGAGGGGCTCATCCTGGGGGAGGCCGATCCCAGCCGGCTTTTCGCCTTCGGCTTCGCCGAGGGGGTGGAGTGGGTCCTGGCCCTGGTGGAGCCCCCCGGGGTGCCAGGCCGCCACCGCCTGGCCGAGGAGCGACGGCGCGAGGCTACCCTGGAGCTCCGCCGCCGGGCCGGGGACTTCCTGGACCGGCTCGGGGTCCCCTACCTCCTGGCGGTGCGGGGGAACCGGGTGGTGGCCATGTGGCAGGTCCATAGCCCCAAAAAGGAGGCCGAGGCCCTCCTGAAGGCCCTGCCCTTAGGGAGCCGCCTGGGGTACTCCGCGGTCCACGGGGACCAGGGGGTGCAGGAAGCCTACCGCGAGGCCCTCATCGCCCTCAAGGCCGCCCGCCCCGGGGAAGCCCTCTCCTTTAGCGGCCTGGACCCCGTGGCCTTTGTCCTCCTGCAGCAGTCCCCGGAGGACCTGAAGGCCCTGGTGGAGCGCTACCTTCCCCTCTCCCCCAAGCTTCTCAAGACCCTCGAGGCCTACATGGCCTCGGGCAGCGCCGAGGAGGCTGCCGCCGCCCTCCACGTCCACCCCAACACCCTCCGCTACCGCCTGAAGCGCATCGAGGCCCTCTTGGGGCCCCTCTCCCACCCCGAGGTCCTGGCCCAGGTCCACCTGGCCCTGCGGGCCCGCAGCCTGCTTTTGGGCTAAGATGGGGTCCATGGAAAAGTGGAAGGCCATGCTCGTTGCCCTCCTTTTGGGCGGCCTGGGACTGGGGCAAACCCTGGTGGAGGTCACGGCGGTAGCCGCCTTGGCCTCTAGCCTGGACCCGGCGGTGCGCCTCCCCTCGGGCACCTACAAGGCCAGGAGCCCAGAGCCCCTCTTGCAGCGCTTTCCCGAGGCCCGGGGCTACACCCTGGAGGCCTTTGCCGCCAAGGGCATCGCCAGCCGGCTGCATGCGGCTTTTGTGCAGCAGGTGCTTACGGGCTTCGCCGCCGCTGGGTACTTTCTGGAGAGCCAGGAGGAGAAGGTGGTGGCCGGGGAGGTGCGCACCAAATACGTGCTGAAGGATAGCCTGGGCCGTCCGGCCTTGCTCTTAGTGGTGCGGAAGGGGGAGGAGTTGGTGTACGGGTTTGGCAAGGCTAAGTGAGTTTCTTCACGATAAAACCCGCTCGTGCTAAAAATCTCCCCTAAAAGACACCCGCCACCCCAAGCCGGGCCAGGCCACCCCGAAGCCCCAACCCTCCCACTCCCCCTCCAAAGCGGCAAACCAGCCGCCCCGGTACCCAGCCAGGAGGCCTAGCCTCCAGCCCTCCAGGCTGCCCCACCATGCCCCAGCCCAGGCCCAAGGGTAGGTGGCCTCGAGGGTCAAAACCCCCTCCTCCAAGGGCAGGCTCACCCCCAAAAGCCCCACCCCTTGCCCCGCCTCCCAGCGGGCCTCCCCGTAGGCTACCCCGGGGCCTGCCCTCAGGCTCCAGCCCAGGCCCCCACCCCCAGGGAAGGCATAAGCCCGAAGCTCGGGAAGGGCCACCTCCAGAAAAGGTCCCCGTTCCATGACCCAGCCCAGGCGGAGGCGGGCCTCCCCGTACCCCGTGAGGTAGCCCCCCCAAACCCCTTCCTCCCCGCCCGCGGGGCTTGGGCGGTTCCAGGTGTAGGGGAAAAGCCGCCCCTCCCCTAGGGTGAGGGGAAGCCGGCCCAGGGCCAGGGCCCACTCCCCCTCCTCCCCCACCAGGACCAGGCGCTCCAGGGCCAGCCCCACCTCCCCCGGCGCGCGCCCGTAGGGGGCCAGGGCGAAGCCCAGCCGCCCCCCAGGGAGGGCCAGCTCCCCCTGAAGGCGGAGGTAGGCACCCCCTAGGCCGCCCAGACCCCAAAGCCCTACCTCGTACCCCTGGGCCAGGGCGGGAAGGAAAAGGGCCAGGAGGGCCAAGCCGCGAACCATGGCCTAGGCGTGCTCCTCCCCCACCACCCGCCCGTCCTCCAGGCGGACGATGCGCTTCACGTGCTCCAGAAGCCTGGGGTCGTGGGTGGAGAAGAGGAAGGTCACGCCCCGGGCCTCGTTCAGGGCCTTCATCCGCTCGATCAGGGCCAGGCCGTTGCGGGAGTCCAGGTTGGCGGTGGGCTCGTCGGCCAGGACGATCAGGGGTTC encodes:
- a CDS encoding fumarylacetoacetate hydrolase family protein, yielding MKLARFLAKGRVHQGVYKDGLLLDEAGEGHDPKAVTWLLPFTPGKVIGVALNYADHAEELGLARPEEPALFWKPPNTLLPHLGVVRYPKGARFVHYEVELAVVVGRPMKRVRAREALDYVLGYTIANDLVARDYVRDTFRPPIRAKGRDTFLPLGPFLVVGEVADPQNLALRAYVNGALRQEGHTSRMLYSVAELLEFVSEFMTLEPYDVLLTGTPKGISQVFPGDVMRLEVEGLGALENPIEEEA
- a CDS encoding CdaR family transcriptional regulator; the protein is MKEQTFGHGAIGFRHLAQELGLGLQVASERPVLYLLPEPRPLLSPEGALLLFRPEHLWRYRGASGLLLPAPDPEVEAFARKEGLGLALYPPWLAREELERAIALRLFQRAPGMALASLLDLLLKLPDRPFLEVLHQATGLALARVAPWGEVLGFAGSVPPEHPKEPGEGRGWLALEAGEGLLVAYGEEEALGRARGVLEVAARLLKVRALERSLERMREESLGGALLEGLILGEADPSRLFAFGFAEGVEWVLALVEPPGVPGRHRLAEERRREATLELRRRAGDFLDRLGVPYLLAVRGNRVVAMWQVHSPKKEAEALLKALPLGSRLGYSAVHGDQGVQEAYREALIALKAARPGEALSFSGLDPVAFVLLQQSPEDLKALVERYLPLSPKLLKTLEAYMASGSAEEAAAALHVHPNTLRYRLKRIEALLGPLSHPEVLAQVHLALRARSLLLG
- the hpaI gene encoding 2,4-dihydroxyhept-2-ene-1,7-dioic acid aldolase; its protein translation is MFRGSIPPLPTPFRQGRLDEEALRNLVERAIRGGSHGLSVGGTTGEPGTQTLEERKRAIEVVLEQAAGRVPVIPGTGALRLEETLELTRFAQEAGAQGALVIVPYYVKPNQEGLYRYFAEVARAVPDFPLLLYNIPGRAGVEIAPKTVARLRRDFPNIVGLKHSSKDLEYLSHLFLEAGRDFLVFCGLESLTLPMMSLGAVGTIAATANWLPKEVALLCERALAGDYAGARELHDHLLEANEAIFWDTNPIPLKTVLAWMGLLEKEWRLPLGPTTPEVEERLRRMARRYGLIPEGA